The genomic DNA ACTCTTGACGCCCCTCGTAATCCCCGCTTTGTAAAGCAAGTCGTCTCCATGCCTTTGCTCAAGGAAGAACCTTTGAATACGGAGAGCGACTGGGACAACTCCAAGAGTTTTGTTATGGATGAGCAGCAGGGGATGGATGTCGGTTTTGTGAGTAGCAGAGCGCCAGTCAATGGCTTTGACAACGTGTTTGGTGGTTTCAACACTGGTGAAAATGGCGTCAACACCGCCGCCAGTATCTTGACTTTCCAATCGCCAGAAAGCCTTGACTCGTCCACTCAATACACAACTAACACAGTGGACATCCAATCtattccctcttcttcctcttcgatGCCAATGTTGTCGTGGCAACCTCAGACCTCGACAATGCAGGATCATGTCGGTCTATTTCCTGCGATCGAGATTTCTCAGCCAGACACCCATGTGGCTGGACCCATAGGTGATTTTACCATAAATCCAAAGGCAGTCATGTGTTCGAATGAAGGCGAGTCTCTAGTGAGGCCTTCGACTGCTCCAGGATTCCGAGACCAAGAAACAACGGTACCTCTGGGACCTCCGATATCTGAACCTATGAACAGAAGGTACGCACTGAATCATATGCAGTTAAGAAGACATGAGCTGATGTATATCTGAAAGTCTCTCTGCTGGTAGCTACAAGACATCAAAGAACGGTCCTCTTCGGGATTTGTTCTCATATGCTCCACAGCAATTGCCGACGGGCACTCCCGGTCTTCGACCTCTCTACACCTGTGAACCCTCGCCTTTATTCACACACGCTGATTCATCAAATTATCCTCGTGTTATGCCAGCTACTCCTACGCCTAAACCAACGCGAACGGGTAACTCCTTGTTCACGCCGACTCGGGTAGTCAGCGGACAGGGTTTGGGTTCCTCAACTTTCCCTCCTACCCCCGACTCTCCTGGATTCCCCTTTACACCTCCCTCTTCTACGACCGCTCCACCTATGCTGCGAATTGGGAGTAATCCGTTGCCAATGTCTCTTCGCAAGATGCGTTCTCTGACTACGAACTCGGCGtttccttctcgtccttcaACTTTACCTGTGTgtgctgaagaagatgagaatgaaaTGGCAACGAAGTCACGCAAGCGTGTTAGGCGATTGAGCATCACCGAAGCGGACGATTTCCAAGAACATCAAACCAAGATCCCCAAGGTGAACGACCCaccactcttctcttccctcccccaATTAATCCCCGGTGTTGCCCCAGTCACAGCGGTTTCCGGTCCCCTCATCCCTACAACTTCATCTGTTAccatccatcctcctcccatgCACTACCCTGTCTCCAACGGTATGCCCTCTACACCTCACCGTGtacaccctcctcctcatcccgGTACAGATTCACGACCTATCGCTCGTTTTCCCTCACCTTCCAAGCGAAATGTTTTTTCTACATTACCTGTTACTCCCAAAGCTACACCACTTGCCAAGGGCGCGAGATCGCCCTCAAGTAAGCTCAaaactccttcctctcctcagAGAGTGTCGTCTTTTGGCGGAATGACTTTCGTCAACTTTACCAGCGACGACGCAGATGTCTTGTTGTCCGGAGTTGCCCGCAGTGGGACTTctgggaaaaagaagagagacagAGAGGATTCTGGAGATGAGCATCTGTCCAAGAGACCCAGGAGCAGAAGTGACGATGAGTAAACGCGCTACGAGACGGATCAGTTCAATATCAAATTTTATCCCATATTTGATGATTACATACACTCTTGTTATTACGCTTTTTCTCATAGTAATATCTAGTAGTTTCATGATCGCGATCAAGTGGAAATTTGATTCAGTATGCATAGGACACATTTTAGTCATGATCCCCCCCCAAAAAAGGTTTCTTTCGTACACAAAAGTCTCAATTGTATCCATAATAACCTACACTCCATCCCAAGGCCAAACCTTGTGGGGTTTGCAAGCCTTTTTCAACCATTCCCTAGCTTCtgcatcctcatcaccctGCAAAAGCGGCTCCAAAGCTTCTTGAACTGTTTTATTGTGTTCATTCAGCCAGCGCATCTCGTACTTTGCCATAAGCGACCAATCAACGAGCGAAGTTTGGATTGGCACCTGAGTGATTCGTTCCCATTCAAGGAACTGAGATGCTTCCCCGTCCTCTGGAGTCTATACCACCTGATAAGCCATTTACATTTGTGACACAAGAATTGATGACTTTACCTCGACTTGTTTACATAACAAGACCGATTCAATTCGGATACCCCACTTTCCCTCTTTGTAATATCCAGGCTCGACAGTGGTAATATGACCCGGTTTAAAGGCGATATCGTGCGAGTACATCGGGTCTGGAGTTAGATTATCAGCTCCAAACCAAACTGTCTGACGTTTAAGagtgaaggaagaggcacTCACTTTCATGTACGCCGAGATACGAACCTATCCCATGACCTACTCCACTATGATTATTTCTTAGCAAGTTCACAAGGTGATAAAAAGGAGGATCCATATTTCCGATACTTACTGCCCAAAATCTAATCCATCGCTGATCAGAATGAGCACTTCAGCGTTTCCTTCACGATAGCATTCCAAACCCCAGACTCACTCATAAAGCGCTTTCCTCGCAAGCATGCCCAACCTATCCCCCGGCATGCCTCTAGGGAACTTGGCCATACTGACTGCGATATGTCCTTGAAGCACCCGGGTATATGCGCGTTTGAGCTCGGGGGAAGGGGTAGAGCCAAAGTAAAAAGTGCGAGTGGTATCAATGGTCGCGTCTGTACGGGATGAGTTAGATCAAGGTCTAATTACGGTGCTGGATATATGATGGATGTAGGAGCGGACTGACCCTGATATTGTGCTCCAGAGTCGCTGTTGATTGGATCCAGCCAATGAATGAGCATCTGGCCCCAGGGGTTAGATAAATCGACTCACATCAGATAAGTGGTATCCGGGTCAATCAACCTGTCCTTTCCTCGCTGAGGAGCATAATGTGGCAAAGCTAGTCATCAAGAGTCAGTAAAGTCCACTTATGCAAAATGAAAGTTTACCAGAGTTAGGACCAGAAGCAGAGATGTCCTCATACGCAAGGCCGCTTAATATCTCAATCAGCCCAAATTCGTCAACCCTGTTTATTTGTTATCAAAACTCACGCAAAGTagtcttcctttctcctttctcttgtCAAGCCTTGGGCAGCAGCCCATTCTCCAACCTTTTTCCCGTTCTTGAgcaacatcttctccagccATGCCAACCATCTGACCATGGCCCGTCCGTCCCTGAGGTATGCATTACGAAAGTTTTGCTGTTCGACAGGGTTTTTCACTGCTTTAAGGACGTCTACGGGACAAGTGATGGTGGCTATTTTGGACTTGATAAAGAGAGAATGGCGATTAGCTTCGGTCTGGtgttgaagagaaggttCTAGCAGCTTACAGGTGAACATGCCTCGGCTAGAGCCCAGCTGCACTCTGCAGGGCTAAATACCCTTACGTTTCTCTCCTCTGAATTCTCATTTACGAATGCCTTCACAAATTTCCCTACCTCTTCAACTCCATAGTCTCTCacttcaacatcttcccctttccatctctcatctAGCTCATTCTCAACTTTACGCTTATCCACAAATACAGCACACTGGGACGGTGTGAGGACGAGATAGGCATAAGCTACCGGACAGAAGGGTATATCCGAAGGACAACGATAGTTGAGCAGCCAGGCGATAGCAGGTAATGTAGGTAGAATATACACCCATTCCTTTACTTTGCTCTTCCTATTCCCTCCCACAGCCTGCGAAATGGCCTTTCGAACACGAGAGAGTTTGGAAGGCGTATCTTCCCCTGACAAAGCGAGAGGGTAGGGGCTGATAGGGCCAAGGGAACGGGCAGGGACATTGCGAATTTTGTCGATGAGGTTGGTCGACAGTGGAACGAGGGTGATGGAAGAGTCTATTGATGACAGGCGCGATTGGATCAAGTGAACAAGGTCTACGTTGCAAGGAAGTAAGCACTGATCAAAATTCatcgaggaaagaaaaacaGTACCCAGAGATATGAGTTTCGGATCGATCCCAACTCTTGACCCGTCTTCCAGCTTGTTCACGACCCAGTCCATCCAGCCACTCTGTGCATCCGCtctcccacttcctccCCCGCTACTTGACCCGACTCTGACCACTTTCCACCCTTTGGGTACTTGTTGTTCTGCTTGTATCCAGTATCGCGAGTCGACGAACAAGAGCGCTGATTGAGATGTCGAGGAGGGGATGAGAGCGGTACCGGCTGAACCTGTGAAGCCTGATATGTACTGACGGCGCTTCTCCGAATCTCCTACTTCTTCAGACTAGGTGGTCAAGTCGTTAATATCGGCCAATGTACAGATGAAGGGAGATGACTGACTTGGtgttcatcttcactcGGTACTATGCTGTTGTGTAGGAAAGCCATTAGCATCCCCCTTTTAGATATCGTTCCATATTGCACAAGAAGGCTTATACATACTACCAATCGACCTTTGCATCCTGAATTTCGTCTTTGAGTGCTTTCAGGCGCTGTTCGAGCTCTTCGCTACCATCGAGAGTGTCATAGGTCGGGAGCTCAAGATTGGTCGATTTCTCGAGGATAATATCAGACAAAGAGTCTTCAAGGCGGATAGGACCGGGGGCCCTGCTGGAGGGGAGAAAACAGGCCATGACAGTGCAGTATGCAAGATGTAAAAGCTGAAGATTGGTTTCGTTACAATTGAGCAGCGAGAAATCTGTGGTGACTGAGCAAGCACAGCCGATGACGCGCAGGACATCATCCAGCCTTAATAATAATCAAAACTCCACAAATAAACCCATAATCCATGCATGCTACAGTCTATCCAATCTAACCGCGTATGCAGATACAGTATCAAATATGgtatccttctttcccccttGACAATTTTTTTCCCATAAGCAGGTTGATTTTTGGCTTGAAATTACACGACCGCTTGTTTACGCATAACACTCTATttgccctcctccttgagaACCTCGTCCACAGACTTGCCGCCAACGACTTCCTGAACCTTTTCAAGGACCTTGGTGCTGCGATTAGAAAGTGTCAGAAACGGCTTTACCATTtaaagagaaaggatgCACGTACAAATCGACGAAAGGCACATGTCGGATACCTTGCGTCTCGCAGTAGGTCTGCAAATCAGAGTGACCGTTCTCCATAGTCTTGGCAAATAACAAGTCGGCGTGCTTGGCTGCAGACAAGTCGGAGACACCGTCACCGCAAAAGAACAGTGTGGGCTTGTGGGGCAAGTCCCTGTAAGGCAAGATGGCCTGGGATTTGTCGTGGCCGAAGCCACTGGTAGGGTGCCTGAAGACGATTTCCCAGGTGTTGCCCTTGCCTTCGGGGTCGGTGAACTTGACGTCGTTGGCGATGATGTCGATCTCTTCGGCGTCAGGGCCGGGAAGGAGGGTAGAGAGGACGCCTCGGATGTTGGGAGTCATACCGCTAGTTTTTTTGCCAGGTTAATTTGTGTGTAAATACAGGAGTTGGGGTTTAGCGCTTACCTAGAGACAATAACGACGGGAACACCATTTTGCTTGCACCATGTATAGAACTTTTCGAATCCAGGATCAAGCTTAATGTCTAACATTTCCATCAGTCCATTAACCTTTTACAAAATAAACAaacccccctccccccgcccccccccccaaaaaaaagaagcaaaTAAACGTACTCTTCATAAGCTCCTCCTTGCACTCCTCGAAAGGCACCTTGATAGACTCGAGCATCTGCCTGAAAGAGTCTCGGAAAGAAATCCGGCCATCGAGGACTTCAAGGTTGAGTGCTCGTCTGTTTTCCAGTGTTGTCCATAATCAGCATCCCCCGCGGACCTCCCAAAACgtgaaagaaaagaaaggaaaagaaaagaaaagactGACCGCTTCTCGAACCCGAAACCGAGTTTGTCAGTCAGAAAATCATTACTATCCTTGTCGGTGATAGTTCCATCCTTTGCGAATCCAAATGTCAGTTATCAGTTCCACATTTTTACCTTTTGAACAAGAAACGTGGGGAAGAAAAGCAGACATACCCAGTCGGAAAGGACGACAAACTTGGCATCCTTCTTGATAGGAGGGTAAGGCAAGACGGATTCGGGAGCGGCTGCTGCAGCGGACATGGTGAGGGCCttttatatatataccGGAGACTCGGGGTGTGGATGTGtaaatggaaagaggatatCGAATTGCTCGGTATGTTGTTTAGCGGGGAAGAAGTCACGTGACTACAAAAGTTGTATCAATACATATATATGTCTTTCCCGAAAAAATAACTATACATCTTTTCCTGCgtctatatatataccaTCTTCACTCGCAAGATGCCCAAGACAGCAGCAGGTCCGTCTACAAAGAAATCAAAATCCAAGCTCTCCCAAA from Cryptococcus neoformans var. neoformans JEC21 chromosome 7 sequence includes the following:
- a CDS encoding cytoplasm protein, putative, with the protein product MACFLPSSRAPGPIRLEDSLSDIILEKSTNLELPTYDTLDGSEELEQRLKALKDEIQDAKVDWYIVPSEDEHQSEEVGDSEKRRQYISGFTGSAGTALIPSSTSQSALLFVDSRYWIQAEQQVPKGWKVVRVGSSSGGGSGRADAQSGWMDWVVNKLEDGSRVGIDPKLISLDLVHLIQSRLSSIDSSITLVPLSTNLIDKIRNVPARSLGPISPYPLALSGEDTPSKLSRVRKAISQAVGGNRKSKVKEWVYILPTLPAIAWLLNYRCPSDIPFCPVAYAYLVLTPSQCAVFVDKRKVENELDERWKGEDVEVRDYGVEEVGKFVKAFVNENSEERNVRVFSPAECSWALAEACSPSKIATITCPVDVLKAVKNPVEQQNFRNAYLRDGRAMVRWLAWLEKMLLKNGKKVGEWAAAQGLTRERRKEDYFAGLAYEDISASGPNSALPHYAPQRGKDRLIDPDTTYLIDSGAQYQDATIDTTRTFYFGSTPSPELKRAYTRVLQGHIAVSMAKFPRGMPGDRLGMLARKALYDDGLDFGHGVGHGIGSYLGVHENPMYSHDIAFKPGHITTVEPGYYKEGKWGIRIESVLLCKQVETPEDGEASQFLEWERITQVPIQTSLVDWSLMAKYEMRWLNEHNKTVQEALEPLLQGDEDAEAREWLKKACKPHKVWPWDGV